A region of Zootoca vivipara chromosome 15, rZooViv1.1, whole genome shotgun sequence DNA encodes the following proteins:
- the RFLNB gene encoding refilin-B: MVGRLSLPDVPELPDSKRRAERGLDSPDSGLPPSPSPGSWLLSGGGGSERGGVASALPETERPETKPLPKETSSCPSPLLPGCSSRLCPLSFGEGVAFDLLPPKDIRYTSSVKYDSEKHFINNISMPMGLGLSSCSQTVVCVPDNTWRSYKAEVRLQPRPRPRSFSSTTIVYPKHTKTVYTTTLDYNCRKFVRKFLSSVELESTGSDNNPDGC; the protein is encoded by the exons ATGGTGGGGCGGCTCAGCCTGCCGGACGTCCCGGAGCTGCCGGACTCGAAGCGCCGGGCCGAGCGGGGCCTCGACAGCCCCGACTCCGGGctgccccccagccccagccccggcAGCTGGCTGCTCTCGGGCGGCGGCGGATCGGAGCGGGGAGGAGTCGCCAGTGCGCTGCCGGAGACCGAGAGACCGGAGACCAAGCCGCTTCCGAAG GAGACCTCGTCTTGTCCCAGCCCGCTGCTCCCCGGCTGCTCCTCTCGCTTATGCCCTCTGTCCTTTGGGGAAGGAGTGGCGTTTGATCTGTTGCCGCCCAAGGATATAAG GTACACCTCTTCGGTGAAATACGACTCTGAGAAACACTTCATCAACAATATTTCTATGCCGATGGGCCTGGGGTTGTCCTCTTGCAGCCAGACGGTCGTCTGCGTCCCCGACAACACTTGGCGTAGCTACAAAGCTGAGGTGCGCCTCCAACCGCGCCCCCGGCCCAGGAGTTTCTCGAGCACCACAATCGTCTACCCCAAGCACACCAAGACTGTGTACACCACCACACTGGATTACAACTGCCGAAAGTTCGTGCGGAAGTTCCTCTCCAGCGTTGAGCTGGAATCGACTGGGAGTGATAACAACCCTGATGGTTGCTGa